Part of the bacterium genome, GCCTTTGTCCCTTTGCCCCTTTGTGCCTAGGTATATGGTAATTTGGTTAAGAGAAAAGCTAAACACGTACAAAAAATTGTTTGACAAGATGTTAAGGTGATATTGTATAATCCTAAAAAAGGATAAAAACACTAGAATTGACAAGATGAAGGTTTTTAAGATGTTTATGGATATTCAGAGAGAGAGAGCAACTCGCCAAAAAATACGATATACGAAATACGACGCTAAGGCTCGTCTGCTAGCCACATTGCTCTTTTGTCTTATTTTTGCAAAGGCACCCTTGTTTGCAGAAGACTTAAGATGGGGCTTTTTTGTTATCACAGGAGGCACATCACAAAATTCTGAGTATAGCATTTCTGGATTAGGCTATTTCTTAGGAGGCATATCATCCAACTCAACCTATACCATTACAGGAGAAGCCCCGGGATTTCCCCTTCCTTTACAAATTCCACCCTCAACCATTACCACAGATAACAGCAATGCCTTTTGCTATCCAAACCCCTATAGGAAGAATGAGGAAGGACAAGGAAGGTTCATCTATTTTGACAGGGTAAGCCTGGGTGCAATCATTAAAATCTACACCATTGCTGGTGAGCTAATAGCAGAGATAGATGTAGAAAAATGCCCAGAGATATGGGAAGTTCCAAGAGACATTGCCTCTGGCATCTATATCTATACCATTACCGAAGGAAGAGGAGGAAAGAAAACAGGAAAGATTGGAATTGTGAAATAAATTATTCCCCTTCTTTGAAGGGGTGGCAGGTGAAGCCTGACGGGGTAGGTGAAATCCGACGGAAACACCCCGTCTGCCTTCGGCAGACACCCCTCTGAAAGAGGGGAATGGGAGGAAAAAAATGAAAACATTTCTAAAGAGTTTAGGGTTCTTGCTATTATTGGCAGGAACAGGATTAGCAGAGGTCCCAAACTGCATTTATTATCAGGGGCTTCTTAAGACAGCAGCGGGTGGAGTTGCTGGAAGTAAAACTGTAACCTTCAGGCTCTACCCTCAAGAAACAGGTGGTATCCTGCTCTGGCAGACAACAAAAGAGGTCTATTGTAACCAGGGCATATTCTCTGTCCGATTAGATGGTTTGCCTGTGGATACTTTAGTCTCTCACAACCAAATTTGGTTAGAGCTTGTCCTGGATGGAGATGCATTAAGCCCAAGGCAGAAGATAGGCTCTGTAGTCTATGGCTTTACAAGCATCTATGCCCAAACCGCAACCTATGCCCTTAACCCAGGTTCAATGGGACCGCAAGGATTGCAAGGCACACAGGGAGAACAGGGACCAATAGGACCCCAAGGACCACAAGGAACGCAAGGAATACAGGGAGAGATAGGACCCCAAGGACCACAAGGAACTCAAGGGGCAGTAGGTCCAATGGGTCCTCAAGGATTACAAGGAACACAGGGAGAACAGGGACCAATAGGACCCCAAGGTCCACAGGGAACTCAAGGTTTGCAAGGTCCAACAGGACCCCAAGGACTCCAAGGCACTGAAGGAGCAGTAGGGCCAATGGGTCCGCAAGGTCTTCAAGGCACACAGGGGGCAGTAGGTCCAATGGGACCAACTGGACCTCCAGGAACAATGGCATTGGATAGCCAAAAGCTTACAGGAAAGACACCAGATGAGCTTACTGTAGGCACAGCCACCTATGCTAGCACAGCAACCTATTCTTTCAACTCGCTAAACTCGCTAAACTCAACAAACTCTACCTATGCTAGCACAGCCACTTATGCCTATGACTCAGACAGGCTTGATAACAAAGAGCCTAGCCAATTAGAGGTAGGAACCGCAACAATCTCTTTAGATAGCCAAAAGCTTACAGGAAAGACACCAGATGAGCTTACTGTAGGCACAGCCACCTATGCTTTCAACTCGCTAAACTCAACAAACTCTACCTATGCTAGCACAGCCACTT contains:
- a CDS encoding T9SS type A sorting domain-containing protein, which gives rise to MKVFKMFMDIQRERATRQKIRYTKYDAKARLLATLLFCLIFAKAPLFAEDLRWGFFVITGGTSQNSEYSISGLGYFLGGISSNSTYTITGEAPGFPLPLQIPPSTITTDNSNAFCYPNPYRKNEEGQGRFIYFDRVSLGAIIKIYTIAGELIAEIDVEKCPEIWEVPRDIASGIYIYTITEGRGGKKTGKIGIVK